Below is a window of Leptospiraceae bacterium DNA.
CCGCTCGATGCTTTCGTCTTTTGATAAATCAACTGCTAAATAGGAATTATCTAAAGTAGGCAGTGACTTTACGAGTGTGGATAAACCTTGTTCTCCCCTTGCCACTGCGAAAATGCTCGCACCTTGATTAGATAGAAATTGTGAGCAAGTTCTGCCAATTCCTTTACTGCCGCCGAGGATAAGTGCTCGTTTTCCTTCGAGTGAAAAATTTTTAACGAATTCTGTGTTCATGTTTCTTTATAAATTGCTGCTCCAGCAGAATACCCTGCACCTGCTGTCACGAGTAGAATATGCATTCCTTTCTCGATTCGTTTCGAACGGTAGGCAAAGTCCAGCGAATACGGTAGAGTAGCCGACACAATGTTCGCAGTTTCAGATATTGTAACAACTACCTTTTCTAGTGGTATATTCAGATTACTCGCAACGGCTTTCATAATTCCGAAATTTGCCTGGTGAGGGATTAGCAAATCTATATTACTTGTGGATAATCCAACTTCTTTGCAAACTTGGATTGAAAGCTGAGTCATCGCATCTATTGCATCATTGAAGATTTGTTTTCCATCTGCATTCATTTGAACTGAATGTAGATTCCTTTTTACAGTCTCTACGCTTGCCGGCATCGCACTTCCGCCAGCGGGGGTAATAATGTTATTAACCTTCGTTCCGTCTGTCCAGAGTTCGCAAAACAATAGTCCTTCTTTTTTTTCACACGCACTAAGCACGACAGCCCCCGCCCCATCTGCAAAGATTGGAAGTAAACGCGTGTCATCCTCTCGTGTAAAACGGGATTTTACATCAGCACCAATTACTAGAACATATCTCAATCCTGTTGCTATTAACCGCATCCCGTGATCGAGACCAAAAATAAAACTGGAGCAAGCGACTTGTTTATCTTCTGCCGGGCAATCAGCATGAAGCAGTGCTTGAACGTTAGACGCTGCTGCCGGGGATGTCCAGTCAGAGGTCGAGCTACAAAATAAAATCCTGTCCAAGTCTTTGGGATGAATCCCAGCTTTTTCGATTGCTAGTCTGGCAGCCTCATAGCCTAGATGACTTGCGGCTATACTTGGTTTTGCGAAATGTCTTTGCTTGATTCCTAGGTTTTCTTGGATCCACTTATCGGTAGAGTCGATTGGAAATTTGTTTAAAAGTTCTTGGTTTGTAATCGGTTCTCCAGGAAGAAAGCTACCTGTTCCTAAAAATTTAACACCTGGGTTTTTCATTCCTCTTGTCTTAGTAAAGCTCATCCTATTTCAATATCTCCATAGAATTCCGCCCCAGGCAAGTCCACCGCCTACAGCGCATAACAGAAAGTAGTCTCCTTCTGAAATTCTATTCTCTTTGATTGCGTCACTTAGTGCAATTAAAATACTTGCTTGCCCACAGTTGCCATATTCTTTTACTTTATTTATTACTCTATCTTTTGAAATTTTTGCTGATCTACGACCGATTTCGATTAGCTTGCTATTGACTTGGTGCGGGACAAAAGCTTTTACTTCTGAAGGCTTGACAGATGAATTCTGTAAAAGTACTTTAGGAATTTGCTTCCATTTTTTCTCAATGATTGAATTCAAATCCGAAGAGCTTTTAAATAAATATTCTCCCTTCTGCAAGGCTTCTTTTGATGGTGGCAAAATTCCGGGAACGCCCATTTTATCTGAATAAGAACCATTAGAATCCAAGTAATAAGACTTGACTCCTTGTTTTTTATTTTGCGTGTAACCAAGAATAACCGCTGCACCGCCATCTCCCACTGCATACAAATATTCTTTAGGTGCAATGCTAGAAAGTGTTTCACCAGATACAATGATTACATTTCCTTTTGTTGCAGAAACAAATTGACTTGCTATGACTAACGCGTATATGCCAGAAGAACATCCAGCCTTCATTTCAAAGGAAGCGCATTTTAAACCTAATCGTCCCGAAACAATCGCACCGAGGGATGTCGTATAACGGTGCGTTGTAGTAGATACAGCAATCAATAAAGAAATATCTTTCTTATTTAATTTAGATTGCAAAATTGCTTTTCTTCCTGCGTTTTCCATCAAGTCGGCGGAGGTTAGTCTCGATTTGCCTTTGGAGTCCTTTGGAAATTGAACCAAATACCGTTTTCTAAATCCGTATTCTTTCTCATAGTAGTCTGGATCTAATTTCTTTTTTCTCATTTCATCGATCCAATTTTTCCCGTGGATAAGTTCATGTATCTCTTCATTCAATACCCATTTGCCGCTAGCAGGAAATGCGTTCGCTGTACTAATAATTTTAACACATGGAATCGAGCTTCCGTGAATTCCAGTTATTTTATTCATAGGTCTCTATTTTCTCTAAGAAGCGTGGGAAGGCTTTGGCAAAACAGGATACACCCATATGCATTGGGTCGATGAATTCTTCGCAATAATTTTTTGGATCATTTACATTTACAAAATGAGATGAAATTCCCTTAGAATCTTGTAAGAATTTTTCCCATACGGCGGGTGTATTTGTTTCTGCTATAGATTTGACTGCATCCGGATGAAGCGCAGGAAACCAAAACACGATAGGTATATTGTTCTTCTTGGCTTTGGCAAGTAGCAAATGAGCATATATCTCTAAATCAGGAGCAACTGAATAATTAGTAAAATTTATTTTCAAGACTTGAAGTAAAAATTGACTTACGAATGCGTTTCCTATGTTTTCTTTTCCCACGTGAAAACTTTCGGGAGTGTTCTCTGAATCTTCGTCTATTCCGTAATGATGAATGAATTTTTGAAAATATCCATGTAAGAGGTTTGAGGTCTTGTTAGGCTTTCCGATTTTTTTATGACTAAGAATAAAAATGCGGCTAA
It encodes the following:
- a CDS encoding ketoacyl-ACP synthase III — encoded protein: MKNPGVKFLGTGSFLPGEPITNQELLNKFPIDSTDKWIQENLGIKQRHFAKPSIAASHLGYEAARLAIEKAGIHPKDLDRILFCSSTSDWTSPAAASNVQALLHADCPAEDKQVACSSFIFGLDHGMRLIATGLRYVLVIGADVKSRFTREDDTRLLPIFADGAGAVVLSACEKKEGLLFCELWTDGTKVNNIITPAGGSAMPASVETVKRNLHSVQMNADGKQIFNDAIDAMTQLSIQVCKEVGLSTSNIDLLIPHQANFGIMKAVASNLNIPLEKVVVTISETANIVSATLPYSLDFAYRSKRIEKGMHILLVTAGAGYSAGAAIYKET